A portion of the Deinococcus planocerae genome contains these proteins:
- a CDS encoding hemolysin family protein yields the protein MGNPLLEFGILIALLLVNGFFSGSELGVVSAKRSRLESAAARGSRGAAAALRLIERPGAFLATVQIGITLIGTVSAVFAGGSLTRYLEPVLRPLFGEASGSAAGVAVVLLVTFLSLVLGELAPKGVALRNPEALATRVAPFFTVLSRVMRPVVWILETTSRGLLALFGMRGEAAEFVTEEDVRAIVNQAAESGSLEAGEQGRIESVLRFNDRRVRDLMTPRVDAVTLDLTAPVGQAVETVLAFEHDRYAVRDGSGDVVGQVAVADVLRSLHTGRPLSDFVRPAVFLPETAWAEDALARLEREGQQRLAVVVDEYGEFSGVLSVSDLLAELAGMEDPEEEGLVVRRDDGTFLVDGGVPMHTLRETLPLPPLAREDFSTLAGYVLEALGEFPGVGHLLRVEDWEIEVVDVDGPRVDRLLIRPPQDFAPLDRAGAD from the coding sequence GTGGGTAATCCCCTGCTGGAATTCGGCATCCTGATCGCGCTGCTGCTCGTCAACGGCTTTTTCTCGGGCTCGGAGCTGGGGGTGGTCTCTGCCAAACGCTCGCGCCTGGAGTCGGCGGCGGCGCGCGGCAGCCGGGGGGCGGCGGCGGCCCTGAGATTGATCGAGCGGCCCGGCGCCTTCCTCGCCACCGTGCAGATCGGCATCACCTTGATCGGCACCGTGAGTGCGGTCTTCGCGGGCGGCAGCCTCACCCGCTACCTCGAACCCGTGCTGCGCCCGCTGTTCGGGGAGGCGTCGGGCTCGGCGGCGGGCGTGGCGGTCGTCCTCCTCGTCACCTTCCTGTCGCTGGTGCTCGGCGAACTCGCGCCCAAGGGGGTGGCGCTGCGCAACCCCGAGGCCCTGGCGACGCGGGTCGCGCCCTTTTTCACGGTGCTCTCGCGGGTCATGCGCCCGGTCGTGTGGATTCTGGAAACCACCTCGCGCGGGCTGCTCGCCCTCTTCGGGATGCGCGGGGAGGCCGCCGAGTTCGTCACGGAGGAGGACGTGCGGGCCATCGTGAATCAGGCTGCCGAGAGCGGAAGTCTGGAGGCGGGCGAGCAGGGGCGCATCGAGTCGGTGCTGCGCTTCAACGACCGCCGGGTGCGCGACCTGATGACCCCGCGGGTGGACGCCGTGACCCTCGACCTGACGGCCCCCGTCGGGCAGGCGGTGGAGACCGTCCTCGCCTTTGAACACGACCGCTACGCCGTGCGCGACGGCTCGGGCGACGTGGTGGGGCAAGTCGCCGTGGCCGACGTGCTGCGCTCGCTGCACACCGGGCGGCCCCTCTCGGACTTCGTGCGGCCCGCCGTGTTCCTCCCCGAGACGGCCTGGGCGGAAGACGCCCTCGCCCGGCTGGAGCGCGAGGGTCAGCAGCGCCTCGCCGTCGTGGTGGACGAGTACGGCGAGTTCAGCGGGGTGCTGTCCGTCAGCGACCTCCTCGCCGAACTCGCCGGGATGGAGGACCCCGAGGAAGAGGGGCTCGTCGTGCGGCGCGACGACGGCACCTTCCTCGTGGACGGCGGCGTCCCGATGCACACCCTGCGCGAGACGCTGCCCCTGCCCCCGCTCGCCCGCGAGGACTTCAGCACCCTCGCCGGGTACGTGCTGGAGGCCCTGGGCGAGTTCCCGGGGGTCGGCCACCTCCTGCGGGTCGAGGACTGGGAGATCGAGGTCGTGGACGTGGACGGCCCGCGCGTGGACCGCCTCCTGATCCGCCCGCCGCAGGACTTCGCGCCGCTCGACCGCGCCGGGGCAGACTGA
- a CDS encoding DinB family protein yields the protein MNVREYYAYLSAAREQLWNFLRALPGSDLDQHLIDGDRFHNIKDLLLHVTDVEDHWVHGIALGGGVAGRYPHDWVQPRAEQYDLGWIIDYGREVSGLTRTFLDSEPDLGREVKLVQDDPASDTVTLDQLMWHVMTHEVRHTAQIVLLIRQLGHTPPWLDYLRFARPHTAAPAPSGEPEPELIADDEF from the coding sequence ATGAACGTCCGCGAATACTACGCCTACCTGTCCGCCGCTCGCGAGCAGCTATGGAATTTTCTGCGGGCACTCCCCGGCAGCGACCTCGACCAGCATCTGATCGACGGAGACCGCTTTCACAACATCAAGGACCTGCTGCTGCACGTCACCGACGTCGAAGACCACTGGGTCCACGGCATCGCGCTCGGGGGCGGGGTGGCCGGGCGTTACCCCCACGACTGGGTGCAGCCCCGCGCCGAGCAGTACGACCTCGGCTGGATCATCGATTACGGGCGCGAGGTCTCGGGCCTCACCCGCACCTTCTTGGACAGCGAACCCGACCTGGGCCGCGAGGTCAAGCTGGTGCAGGACGACCCGGCCAGCGACACCGTGACCCTCGACCAACTGATGTGGCACGTCATGACCCACGAGGTCCGCCACACCGCCCAGATCGTCCTCCTGATCCGTCAGCTCGGCCACACGCCGCCCTGGCTCGACTACCTGCGCTTCGCCCGCCCCCACACCGCCGCGCCCGCCCCCAGCGGGGAGCCCGAACCCGAACTGATCGCCGACGACGAGTTCTAG
- a CDS encoding tRNA dihydrouridine synthase — protein MSPGFYASRLARPGAVLAPMAGYSDAPLRQLAAEQGALWTVSEMISARGLVLGGDSENLSLGRPYPGEANRVVQLFGAEPDLLARAVERAEGWFAPAALDLNLGCPVPKVRGKGGACLLQTPEVAFELVRAMRSATNLDVSAKIRLGWDRDRSVEIAQGLAAAGAALITVHGRTSAQRYTGEADWEAIARVAASVDVPVVGSGDVRSAQAARGRRRLGVAAVMIGRGAVGNPWLFRALATGDDTPPGPEERARTALRHAELQAAFYGLDRRGLTNMRPLRKVLPQYLPDLPELRDALVTVETLEDVARVLTPLLAGLEPVFPGRPARRDVPAAG, from the coding sequence ATGAGCCCCGGTTTCTACGCCTCCCGCCTCGCCCGCCCGGGGGCCGTCCTCGCCCCGATGGCAGGCTACAGCGACGCCCCCCTGCGCCAGCTCGCCGCCGAGCAGGGCGCCCTGTGGACCGTCAGCGAGATGATCAGCGCCCGGGGCCTGGTGCTGGGGGGCGACTCGGAAAATCTCTCCCTGGGCCGCCCCTACCCCGGCGAGGCCAACCGCGTCGTTCAACTGTTCGGCGCCGAGCCCGACCTGCTGGCGCGGGCGGTGGAGAGGGCCGAGGGCTGGTTCGCCCCCGCCGCCCTCGACCTCAACCTGGGCTGCCCGGTCCCCAAGGTGCGCGGCAAGGGGGGCGCGTGCCTCCTCCAGACGCCGGAAGTCGCCTTCGAGCTCGTGCGGGCGATGCGTTCGGCCACGAACCTCGACGTGAGCGCCAAGATTCGCCTGGGCTGGGACCGCGACCGCAGCGTGGAGATCGCCCAGGGACTCGCGGCGGCGGGCGCGGCCCTGATCACCGTGCATGGCCGCACGAGCGCCCAGCGCTACACGGGCGAGGCCGACTGGGAGGCCATCGCCCGCGTCGCGGCGAGCGTGGACGTGCCCGTGGTGGGCAGCGGCGACGTGCGCAGCGCGCAGGCGGCCCGCGGGCGGCGGCGTCTCGGGGTCGCGGCGGTCATGATCGGGCGCGGGGCGGTGGGCAACCCCTGGCTCTTCCGCGCGCTCGCCACCGGGGACGACACACCCCCCGGGCCGGAGGAACGCGCCCGCACCGCCCTGCGACACGCCGAGTTGCAGGCGGCCTTTTACGGACTGGACCGCCGGGGCCTGACGAACATGCGTCCGCTGCGCAAGGTGCTGCCTCAGTACCTCCCGGACCTCCCCGAACTGCGAGACGCCCTCGTCACGGTCGAGACGCTGGAGGACGTGGCCCGCGTTCTGACCCCTCTGCTCGCGGGTCTGGAGCCTGTTTTCCCGGGCCGTCCGGCGAGACGAGACGTCCCGGCTGCCGGATAA
- a CDS encoding GNAT family N-acetyltransferase, whose protein sequence is MRVTPLALHHAPLLHTLYDAAPGYFALLGTRVPSLPEVQRDVEIALLDPRRHLDLLHDDAGELVGSLDCKQDYPHPGDLTINLLLIREDRQSQGLGERTVRDLERRLPRGTTRILASVLGENPRGARFWERLGYTFALDARPSLTWYAKPVAVLPAGPGGDSLHAVSSRRTV, encoded by the coding sequence TTGAGAGTCACGCCGCTGGCGCTGCACCACGCGCCGCTGCTCCACACGCTGTACGACGCCGCGCCCGGGTACTTCGCCCTGCTCGGCACCCGCGTTCCGTCCCTCCCCGAGGTCCAGCGGGACGTGGAAATCGCCCTCCTCGATCCGCGCCGCCACCTCGACCTTCTCCACGACGACGCCGGAGAACTTGTCGGCAGCCTCGACTGCAAGCAGGACTACCCCCATCCCGGCGACCTGACGATCAACCTGCTCCTGATCCGCGAGGACCGCCAGTCGCAGGGCCTGGGCGAGCGCACGGTGCGTGACCTGGAACGCCGCCTTCCCCGCGGCACCACCCGCATCCTGGCCTCGGTGCTCGGCGAGAATCCCCGGGGAGCGCGCTTCTGGGAGAGGCTGGGCTACACCTTCGCCCTCGACGCCCGTCCCTCCCTGACGTGGTACGCCAAACCCGTCGCGGTCCTCCCCGCCGGGCCGGGGGGAGACAGCCTGCACGCCGTATCGAGTCGGCGAACGGTCTGA
- the argB gene encoding acetylglutamate kinase, protein MIVKYGGNAMKSPDLRRAVAGEIAALRATHPVVVVHGGGPVIERELAARGVPSEFRGGLRVTPPEAMHIVELALCGLNKRLSQEVGAAVGLMGRDSELLRAEVLDPALGRVGRVTGVNAGLLRTLLGAGITPVVGCVAVGPDGDALNVNADTAAGAVAGALGEGIVFLTDVEGVYRAYPDPSSLAPHLPRAEVEAGTRAGWIAGGMLPKVRAALDALQAGAPYAVIASGMTAGVLAAAARGEAGTRITP, encoded by the coding sequence GTGATCGTCAAATACGGCGGCAACGCCATGAAAAGCCCGGACCTGCGCCGCGCCGTCGCCGGGGAGATTGCCGCGCTGCGGGCCACGCACCCGGTCGTGGTGGTCCACGGGGGCGGCCCCGTCATCGAGCGCGAACTCGCGGCGCGCGGCGTGCCCAGCGAGTTCCGGGGCGGCCTGCGGGTGACCCCCCCGGAGGCGATGCACATCGTCGAGCTGGCACTGTGCGGCCTCAACAAGCGGCTGAGCCAGGAGGTCGGCGCGGCGGTCGGCCTGATGGGACGCGACAGCGAGCTGCTGCGCGCCGAGGTCCTCGACCCCGCCCTGGGCCGGGTGGGGCGGGTGACGGGCGTGAATGCGGGGTTGCTGCGGACCCTCCTCGGCGCCGGGATCACCCCCGTCGTGGGCTGCGTGGCGGTCGGCCCGGACGGCGACGCCCTGAACGTGAACGCGGACACCGCCGCCGGGGCGGTCGCGGGGGCGCTGGGGGAGGGCATCGTCTTCCTGACGGACGTGGAGGGCGTCTACCGCGCCTACCCCGACCCCTCCAGCCTCGCCCCCCACCTCCCCCGCGCCGAGGTCGAGGCCGGCACCCGGGCGGGCTGGATCGCGGGCGGCATGCTTCCCAAGGTGCGGGCCGCCCTCGACGCCCTCCAGGCCGGGGCGCCCTACGCGGTGATCGCCAGCGGGATGACGGCGGGGGTCCTCGCGGCGGCGGCGCGGGGGGAGGCGGGAACGCGGATCACGCCCTGA
- a CDS encoding GNAT family N-acetyltransferase produces the protein MPALPPVSTEVRTPRLLLRAPRPEDAPALHAAVQTSLPELRRWMVWAQEPLDLAGTVENLREVAGRFETRENLRYHVWNADGTELVGSSGYHALDWRVPRGEIGYWIATAHAGRGYATEVARALTDLGLRAPEEGGLGLRRIEIRCDARNERSARIPRALGYRLDATLVNDAVAADDPAQLRDTLIFSVTR, from the coding sequence ATGCCTGCCCTGCCCCCCGTCTCCACCGAGGTTCGCACCCCCCGCCTCCTCCTGCGCGCCCCCAGGCCCGAGGACGCCCCGGCCCTCCACGCCGCCGTCCAGACTTCCCTGCCCGAGCTGCGGCGGTGGATGGTCTGGGCGCAGGAACCGCTCGACCTCGCCGGGACGGTGGAGAACCTGCGGGAGGTCGCCGGGCGCTTCGAGACCCGCGAGAACTTGCGGTACCACGTCTGGAACGCGGACGGCACCGAACTCGTGGGCAGCAGCGGCTACCACGCGCTCGACTGGCGGGTGCCCAGGGGCGAGATCGGGTACTGGATCGCCACCGCGCACGCCGGGCGGGGCTACGCGACCGAGGTGGCGCGGGCCCTGACGGACCTCGGCCTACGTGCCCCGGAGGAAGGCGGCCTGGGCTTGCGCCGCATCGAAATCCGCTGCGACGCCCGCAACGAGCGCAGCGCCCGCATCCCCCGCGCCCTGGGCTACCGCCTCGACGCCACCCTCGTGAACGACGCGGTGGCGGCGGACGACCCGGCTCAACTCCGGGACACGTTGATCTTCAGCGTGACGCGGTGA
- a CDS encoding VanW family protein, with protein sequence MKRLLPLLTLTLVASAGARGAEPFKLILRASEQRIQKGQVGTQSIVKSWALPADAVAASRKHRKVSTRLSPALGRMFDEIDARKPLPAVFRNVGGSWVARGQTGWLADRDATKRNLLRAVLAGKNSAEVVYKPIRPARSVAELARRGVLWHVSTGTSSYAGSPAFRERNILVGASKLDNFFIAPGHEFNFNEEIGQIDASTGFVKGFVISGGTLTKEDGGGICQVSTTVFRALYRAGLPVTERHEHSHRVRYYDPVGFEATVYAPSKNLRMRNDTGKYLFIQAAWDRRAQTLRFDVFGANTGRRVKVGQPVVMGFQAPATPSYTADPRVAPGRRRLLDQPMQGMTSVIGRVIVYPGGKTSRDTLKSVYEPWGAVYGVHPGDERL encoded by the coding sequence GTGAAGCGCCTCCTTCCCCTGCTGACCCTCACCCTCGTCGCCTCGGCGGGCGCGCGCGGGGCCGAGCCGTTCAAACTCATCCTGCGCGCCAGCGAACAGCGGATTCAAAAGGGGCAGGTCGGCACCCAAAGCATCGTCAAATCGTGGGCCCTGCCCGCCGATGCAGTGGCCGCCAGCCGGAAGCACCGCAAGGTCAGCACCCGGCTCAGCCCCGCGCTGGGCCGGATGTTCGACGAGATCGACGCCCGCAAGCCCCTCCCCGCCGTGTTTCGGAATGTCGGGGGCTCATGGGTGGCGCGGGGGCAGACCGGCTGGCTGGCCGACCGCGACGCGACCAAACGCAACCTCCTGAGGGCGGTCCTGGCGGGCAAGAACAGCGCCGAGGTCGTCTACAAGCCCATCCGACCGGCCCGGAGCGTGGCGGAACTGGCCCGGCGCGGGGTGCTGTGGCACGTCTCGACCGGGACCAGCAGCTACGCGGGCAGCCCGGCCTTCCGCGAGAGGAACATCCTGGTGGGCGCGAGCAAGCTTGACAACTTCTTCATCGCGCCGGGGCACGAGTTCAATTTCAACGAGGAGATCGGGCAGATCGACGCCTCGACGGGCTTCGTCAAGGGCTTCGTGATCAGCGGCGGCACCCTGACGAAGGAGGACGGCGGCGGCATCTGCCAGGTCAGCACCACCGTCTTCCGGGCGCTCTACCGGGCGGGCCTGCCGGTCACCGAGCGCCACGAGCACAGCCACCGGGTCCGCTACTACGACCCCGTGGGCTTCGAGGCCACCGTGTACGCGCCGAGCAAGAACCTGCGGATGAGGAACGACACCGGCAAGTACCTCTTCATCCAGGCCGCCTGGGACCGCCGCGCGCAGACCCTGCGCTTCGACGTGTTCGGGGCCAACACCGGGCGCCGGGTGAAGGTCGGGCAACCGGTGGTGATGGGCTTCCAGGCCCCCGCGACCCCCAGCTACACCGCCGACCCCCGTGTCGCCCCGGGTCGCCGCCGTCTGCTCGACCAGCCTATGCAGGGCATGACCAGCGTGATCGGGCGCGTGATCGTCTATCCGGGCGGCAAGACCAGCCGGGACACGCTCAAGAGCGTCTATGAGCCCTGGGGCGCCGTGTACGGGGTGCATCCGGGCGACGAGCGGCTTTGA
- the purK gene encoding 5-(carboxyamino)imidazole ribonucleotide synthase, with product MTPPTLGILGGGQLAQMLALAALPLGIRTVVLEPDPQAPARLCAEHLCAPYTDPAGLGRLAACDAVTLEFENVPVEALAALEGRGPVRPGGTLPARSKHRAREKEALRAAGAATAPFVAVETQADLPGALEAVGGQGLLKTSELGYDGKGQAQVNSEADLRAAWEGLGRVPCVLEELVAFEREVSLGVARNVAGEVAFGPLVENTHRRGILRTSVYPAQVPPDTEAQARDLARRVAEGWGLEGLLTLEFFQLPGGDLLVNEVAPRVHNSGHLTQDGGGVSQFEAQVRAVLGWPLTDWAPLHPCAMVNVVGTPDEREPDWDAIDALPGTRRHLYHKAHRPGRKLGHVNLVAPDVETLWGRLAELERRIP from the coding sequence ATGACTCCTCCTACACTCGGCATCCTCGGCGGCGGCCAGCTCGCCCAGATGCTCGCCCTCGCCGCCCTGCCGCTCGGCATCAGGACGGTGGTGCTGGAACCCGACCCGCAGGCGCCCGCCCGGCTGTGCGCCGAGCACCTGTGCGCCCCCTACACCGACCCCGCGGGGCTGGGCCGCCTCGCCGCGTGCGACGCCGTGACCCTGGAGTTCGAGAACGTGCCGGTGGAGGCGCTCGCCGCTTTAGAGGGGCGGGGGCCCGTGCGGCCCGGCGGAACGCTCCCGGCCCGCAGCAAGCACCGCGCCCGCGAGAAGGAGGCCCTGCGCGCGGCGGGGGCGGCCACCGCGCCCTTCGTGGCGGTCGAGACGCAGGCCGACCTGCCCGGCGCCCTGGAGGCGGTCGGCGGCCAGGGCCTCCTCAAGACCTCCGAACTCGGCTACGACGGCAAGGGGCAGGCGCAGGTGAATTCAGAGGCGGACCTGCGGGCGGCCTGGGAGGGCCTGGGCCGGGTGCCCTGCGTGCTGGAGGAGCTGGTCGCCTTCGAACGCGAGGTGAGCCTGGGGGTCGCCCGGAACGTGGCGGGGGAGGTCGCCTTCGGGCCGCTGGTGGAGAACACGCACCGTCGGGGTATCCTGCGCACGAGCGTCTATCCGGCGCAGGTCCCCCCAGACACGGAGGCGCAGGCCCGCGACCTCGCCCGGCGGGTGGCCGAGGGCTGGGGGCTGGAGGGACTGCTGACCCTCGAATTCTTCCAGTTGCCCGGCGGTGACCTGCTGGTGAACGAGGTCGCCCCACGCGTTCACAACAGCGGTCACCTGACCCAGGACGGTGGGGGCGTCAGCCAGTTCGAGGCGCAGGTGCGCGCGGTGCTGGGCTGGCCGCTGACCGACTGGGCCCCCCTGCACCCCTGCGCGATGGTGAACGTCGTGGGGACTCCGGATGAGCGGGAGCCTGACTGGGATGCCATAGACGCCCTCCCCGGCACCCGGCGGCACCTCTACCACAAGGCGCATCGCCCGGGCCGCAAGCTCGGGCACGTCAACCTCGTCGCGCCGGATGTGGAGACGTTGTGGGGGCGGCTGGCGGAGCTGGAGCGGCGAATTCCCTGA
- the purE gene encoding 5-(carboxyamino)imidazole ribonucleotide mutase, protein MRAVTQTGGSPRVGVVMGSRSDFETMAGALDVLLDLGIGYEVRVLSAHRTPGLLASYAARAERLGLTAIIAGAGGAAHLPGMLAAFTRVPVLGVPVHSRALSGQDSLLSIVQMPAGIPVATFAIGQAGAKNAALFAAAILATTDGEVRERLTALRERQTRAVLDDPYFEGHPEAGPE, encoded by the coding sequence ATGCGGGCCGTGACGCAGACGGGTGGGTCGCCCCGCGTGGGCGTGGTCATGGGCAGCCGCAGCGACTTCGAGACGATGGCGGGGGCGCTGGACGTGCTGCTCGACCTGGGGATCGGGTACGAGGTGCGGGTGCTCTCGGCGCACCGGACGCCCGGCCTCCTCGCCAGCTACGCGGCCCGCGCCGAGCGGCTGGGCCTCACCGCGATCATCGCGGGGGCGGGGGGCGCGGCTCACCTGCCGGGGATGCTCGCCGCTTTCACCCGGGTGCCCGTGCTCGGCGTTCCGGTGCACAGCCGCGCCCTGAGCGGCCAGGACAGCCTGCTCAGCATCGTGCAGATGCCCGCCGGGATTCCGGTCGCCACCTTCGCCATCGGGCAGGCGGGGGCGAAAAATGCCGCCCTCTTCGCCGCCGCCATCCTCGCCACGACCGATGGAGAGGTCCGCGAGCGCCTGACCGCCTTGCGTGAGCGGCAGACCCGGGCCGTCCTCGACGATCCCTATTTCGAGGGCCACCCGGAGGCGGGGCCCGAATGA
- a CDS encoding glutamate ligase domain-containing protein, with protein MTGGPDHDWLFSRTRAGRARGPQAARVLLDRLGAPDRHFDTVRVVGTNGKGSTCAMLEAGLLAAGVRVGRFTSPHLTRYEERIRLQGHDLDPARTTEFIAWAKEHAPEAAFFDLTLALACLEFAREGVELAVMEAGVGGVSDATQALSTVCAVALTNVALDHTATLGPTLRDIARDKALAARPGVPLLTTATGEALEVVREVTAEVGAPLLTPETHPALFALPRPPRLAGAHQHANAALALAALRLLGHETGVDAALDATHPARLERLEVGGKTVLIDGAHNPHATGALAASVPRADVLLFGNLARKDTAATLAPLLTLAPVRVFTAPGDPATAPHGLALAYGGEAHPDPHAALSRALALTPPGGTLLVTGSLYLAGTVRALILTGLASP; from the coding sequence ATGACGGGCGGGCCCGACCACGACTGGCTCTTCTCGCGCACCCGCGCGGGCCGGGCGCGGGGACCCCAGGCGGCCCGGGTCCTCCTCGACCGCTTGGGAGCCCCGGATCGCCACTTCGATACCGTCCGGGTCGTCGGCACGAACGGCAAGGGGAGCACCTGCGCGATGCTGGAGGCCGGGCTTCTCGCTGCCGGGGTCCGGGTAGGCCGCTTCACCAGTCCGCACCTCACCCGCTATGAGGAACGCATCCGCCTCCAGGGCCACGACCTCGACCCGGCGCGCACCACTGAGTTCATCGCCTGGGCCAAGGAGCACGCGCCGGAGGCCGCCTTCTTCGACCTCACCCTGGCCCTCGCCTGCCTGGAATTCGCGCGGGAGGGAGTCGAGCTTGCCGTGATGGAGGCCGGGGTGGGCGGGGTCAGCGACGCGACGCAGGCGCTCTCCACGGTATGTGCCGTCGCCCTCACCAACGTAGCCCTCGACCACACGGCCACCCTCGGCCCCACCCTGCGCGACATCGCCCGCGACAAGGCCCTCGCCGCGCGGCCCGGCGTGCCCCTGCTGACCACCGCGACCGGGGAGGCGCTGGAGGTCGTGCGGGAGGTCACGGCGGAGGTCGGTGCCCCCCTCCTCACCCCGGAGACGCATCCAGCCCTCTTCGCGCTGCCCCGCCCGCCCCGCCTTGCGGGAGCGCACCAGCACGCGAACGCCGCCCTGGCTCTGGCGGCACTGAGGCTGTTGGGCCATGAGACGGGAGTGGACGCGGCGCTGGATGCCACCCACCCCGCCCGGCTGGAACGTTTGGAGGTCGGCGGGAAGACGGTTCTGATCGACGGCGCCCACAACCCGCACGCCACGGGCGCCCTCGCCGCCAGCGTGCCCCGCGCCGACGTGCTCCTTTTCGGCAACCTCGCCCGCAAGGACACCGCCGCCACCCTTGCCCCCCTCCTCACCCTCGCACCTGTCCGGGTGTTCACCGCGCCGGGCGACCCGGCGACCGCTCCCCACGGCCTCGCCTTGGCCTACGGGGGGGAGGCGCACCCCGACCCCCACGCGGCCCTCTCCCGCGCCCTCGCCCTGACCCCACCGGGCGGCACCCTGCTCGTCACGGGAAGCCTGTACCTCGCTGGAACGGTGCGGGCGCTCATTCTGACTGGCCTCGCCTCCCCTTGA
- a CDS encoding tetratricopeptide repeat protein produces the protein MQIVQRSGDHEARVWTISRLAEFYSEQGQHAKAMEALHKGVGPGQELPPPLLVTRAVVLRRRGQVELALSDFEAALPGVRAMQDAHLLTRTLLHQADALRRAGRAQEAVGCLREALERLLQDRDQGRYKPDIEELAELAHSALLEPEVAPFMEAVLERLAAVTGGTSLDDERLTHVQVQTLGRVQITRDGQAVPLTLHGSALLLVYLSQHPGRTRQEIQLDLYPDKEPVTGSNYIRSVIRELREGLGREVVIHTGPHNQPRYSLGPGLSLTLDVEELRRALGEGDAARILALYRGPFMASVTDSEWADGLREELQTAVTLALREQMRAARGRGDLRRALLLANQLLRVDPYDPEVLEERVEIARRVASPQEVARYVVELQRMGT, from the coding sequence TTGCAGATAGTTCAACGCAGCGGCGACCATGAGGCTCGTGTTTGGACCATCTCCCGCCTCGCCGAGTTCTACAGCGAGCAGGGACAACACGCTAAGGCAATGGAGGCATTGCACAAGGGCGTGGGCCCCGGCCAGGAGCTTCCCCCTCCCCTGCTCGTAACGCGCGCGGTGGTGCTGAGGCGGCGTGGGCAGGTCGAGCTCGCGCTCAGCGACTTCGAGGCGGCGTTGCCGGGCGTACGGGCCATGCAAGACGCCCACCTCTTGACCCGCACGCTGCTGCATCAGGCGGACGCGCTGCGGCGGGCGGGCCGGGCCCAGGAGGCGGTCGGGTGTCTGAGGGAAGCGCTCGAACGGCTGTTGCAAGACCGCGACCAGGGGCGGTACAAGCCCGACATCGAGGAACTGGCCGAGCTGGCCCACAGCGCCCTGCTGGAGCCGGAGGTCGCGCCCTTCATGGAGGCGGTGCTGGAGCGGCTGGCGGCGGTGACGGGGGGCACGTCGCTCGACGACGAACGCCTGACCCACGTGCAGGTGCAGACGCTGGGACGCGTGCAGATCACGCGCGACGGGCAGGCCGTGCCCCTCACCCTGCACGGGAGCGCCCTGCTCCTCGTGTACCTCAGCCAACATCCTGGGCGCACCCGGCAGGAGATTCAGCTCGACCTCTACCCCGACAAGGAGCCGGTGACGGGCTCGAACTACATCCGCAGCGTGATCCGCGAGTTGCGCGAGGGGTTGGGGCGCGAGGTCGTGATCCACACCGGGCCGCACAATCAGCCGCGTTACTCGCTGGGGCCGGGGCTGAGCCTCACCCTCGACGTGGAAGAGCTGCGCCGGGCGCTGGGCGAGGGCGACGCCGCGCGCATCCTGGCGCTGTACCGGGGGCCCTTCATGGCGTCGGTGACCGACAGCGAGTGGGCGGACGGGCTGCGCGAGGAGTTGCAGACGGCGGTGACGCTCGCCCTGCGCGAACAGATGCGGGCGGCGCGCGGGCGGGGCGACCTGCGGCGGGCCCTGCTCCTCGCCAACCAGCTCCTGCGGGTGGACCCCTACGACCCCGAGGTGCTTGAGGAACGGGTGGAGATCGCCCGCCGCGTCGCCTCGCCGCAGGAGGTCGCCCGCTACGTGGTCGAGTTGCAGCGGATGGGGACCTGA
- a CDS encoding NUDIX domain-containing protein, whose translation MADTRDAHPNWPGLVPDETQPWETLESRTLVDSPRRVLEDRARTASGVEVTYQYRPRGPRAVFVLPVTGAGEAVLIRQYRYPLRATVWEVVAGGVERGEELLDSAVRELAEEVGGRAAEWVGLPGFYPQPSISGVVFYALLALGVTLGETAHEAGEVIERVVLPLGEAYRMLEAGEIQDGPSSLTLWHARRPLTERGLL comes from the coding sequence ATGGCGGACACGCGGGACGCGCACCCCAACTGGCCGGGGCTGGTCCCGGACGAGACACAGCCGTGGGAGACCCTGGAATCCCGGACGCTGGTGGACAGCCCGCGCCGGGTGCTGGAGGACCGGGCGCGCACCGCCTCGGGGGTGGAGGTCACCTACCAGTACCGCCCCCGCGGCCCGCGCGCCGTGTTCGTGCTCCCCGTGACCGGGGCGGGCGAGGCGGTCCTGATCCGGCAGTACCGCTACCCCCTGCGGGCGACCGTGTGGGAGGTCGTGGCGGGCGGGGTCGAGCGCGGTGAGGAGTTGCTGGACTCGGCGGTCCGCGAACTCGCCGAGGAGGTGGGGGGCCGGGCCGCCGAATGGGTGGGCCTGCCCGGCTTCTACCCGCAGCCCAGCATCAGCGGGGTCGTCTTCTACGCCCTGCTCGCCCTCGGCGTGACGCTGGGGGAGACCGCCCACGAGGCGGGCGAGGTCATCGAGCGGGTGGTGCTCCCCCTGGGCGAGGCGTACCGGATGCTGGAGGCGGGCGAGATTCAGGACGGGCCGAGCAGCCTCACCCTCTGGCACGCGCGGCGGCCTCTCACGGAGCGCGGGCTGCTGTGA